In a single window of the Acetivibrio clariflavus DSM 19732 genome:
- a CDS encoding glycoside hydrolase family 9 protein: MTKKAFYKRGLSIFLSIAVAIGLTSSIPMTVNAEPEYNFAKALQLSLYFYDANKCGPGITGGRLEWRGDCHVEDKEIPLIPMTESFRGTNLSQSFINKYKSILDPDGDGKLDLSGGMHDAGDHVKFGLPQTYAASTVGWSYYEFRDAFIKIGEQEHVEDILRWFNDYLLRCTFRDKDGKVVAFCYQVGEGDIDHDYWNPPELQNSVMLEGFERPAYFATAETPASDQCAGAAASLAINYLNFKDTDPEYASKCLDTAIALYEFAREYRGLGYSGGFYTSSYDYDELSWAAVWLKIATGEDKYIDHIVSTDESGKYTGYMQRIIVDTGNQWQNIWVHCWDTVWGGVFAKLAPITNTERDWYIFRWNLEYWSGIPHEDPKDTNFLAKTPAGFSMLNSYGSARYNTAAQLCALVYRKETGRTDFADWAKSQMEYIMGNNPMKRAYIVGYAPDGASHPHHRASHGSKTLSMDDPVDHVHTLWGALVGGPDADDFHKDVTSDYIYNEVAVDYNAAFVGACAGLYTYYGEGHEPIPNFPPKEERPLEFFVEAKVSTSQENKERSQITIRIHNESAYPPHYETGLKARYFFNISELINAGQSIDDVQMEVYYDENEKCYDGKAKYLGPIKYDDSGTYYVEFDWSGRQIYASRELQFALVAAQDSNYKGNWDPTNDYSRIGLKDEYVITERIPLYINDQLVFGEEPEKIEATPTPTGDPGNTSTPVPDTVDLKVLYKCLTSSDSASDIRAILKIQNDGKKPVNLSDIKVQYWFTADSIAEPAFSCDFAHISSSNVEGRFIKLDKKGEGFDRYLEISFTEEAGAIGAGANTGEIVIRIAGDGTGPYIQSNDYSYNPLAKDFTENNKITLTYKSKLVYGEAPVDFVSPTPTPTPNVLYGDINGDKDINSIDLAILKQYLLGMIKKFDVPDEVADLNGDGEINSIDYAYFKMYILGMIKEFPVNAR, encoded by the coding sequence ATGACAAAAAAAGCCTTTTATAAAAGAGGTTTAAGTATTTTTTTAAGTATTGCTGTTGCGATTGGATTGACTTCGAGCATTCCAATGACTGTTAATGCAGAACCTGAGTATAATTTTGCCAAGGCGCTTCAGCTTTCCCTTTATTTCTATGATGCAAACAAATGCGGACCGGGAATAACGGGAGGGCGTTTGGAATGGCGCGGTGACTGTCATGTGGAGGATAAAGAAATACCTTTGATTCCTATGACAGAAAGTTTCAGGGGAACTAACCTGTCGCAAAGTTTTATTAATAAATACAAGTCCATACTTGACCCCGATGGGGATGGCAAGTTGGATTTGAGCGGAGGAATGCATGATGCAGGTGACCATGTAAAGTTCGGACTCCCTCAAACATATGCTGCTTCTACTGTCGGATGGAGTTACTACGAGTTTAGAGATGCCTTTATAAAAATAGGAGAACAGGAGCATGTTGAGGACATCCTCAGATGGTTTAATGATTACTTGTTAAGATGCACATTCAGAGATAAGGACGGTAAGGTGGTTGCTTTCTGTTATCAGGTAGGAGAAGGGGATATAGACCATGATTACTGGAACCCACCGGAACTTCAAAACTCAGTTATGCTTGAGGGATTTGAGAGACCGGCATACTTTGCTACTGCCGAGACACCGGCCAGTGACCAGTGTGCAGGTGCAGCTGCCTCCCTTGCCATAAACTATTTGAATTTTAAAGATACTGACCCTGAATATGCCAGCAAATGTTTGGATACAGCTATAGCATTATATGAGTTTGCCAGGGAATACAGAGGTCTTGGTTATTCCGGCGGATTCTACACATCTTCCTATGACTACGATGAACTGTCATGGGCAGCAGTTTGGCTAAAAATAGCCACTGGCGAGGACAAATACATTGATCATATAGTGTCCACCGATGAAAGCGGCAAATATACAGGATATATGCAGAGGATAATAGTTGATACCGGTAACCAATGGCAGAACATTTGGGTTCACTGTTGGGATACCGTATGGGGCGGTGTATTTGCAAAACTTGCACCGATAACCAATACTGAAAGAGACTGGTACATATTTAGATGGAATCTTGAGTACTGGTCGGGAATACCCCATGAAGATCCAAAAGATACTAATTTCCTTGCTAAAACACCAGCTGGATTCAGTATGCTTAATTCCTATGGTTCGGCAAGGTATAATACAGCTGCACAGCTTTGTGCCCTGGTTTATAGAAAAGAGACAGGACGCACTGATTTTGCCGATTGGGCAAAGAGCCAAATGGAATATATAATGGGAAACAACCCTATGAAGAGAGCGTATATTGTTGGCTATGCCCCAGACGGTGCTTCCCATCCTCATCATCGTGCATCCCACGGTTCAAAGACTCTTAGTATGGATGACCCGGTAGATCACGTACATACTTTGTGGGGAGCTTTGGTTGGAGGTCCAGACGCTGACGATTTTCACAAAGATGTAACCTCTGACTATATATACAATGAAGTTGCTGTGGACTATAATGCCGCATTTGTGGGTGCCTGTGCAGGGCTATATACATATTACGGAGAAGGACATGAACCTATACCGAATTTTCCGCCTAAGGAAGAGCGACCGTTGGAGTTCTTTGTGGAAGCTAAAGTAAGTACCAGCCAGGAAAATAAAGAAAGATCGCAGATTACTATACGCATACATAATGAAAGTGCATATCCTCCGCATTACGAAACAGGATTAAAGGCACGTTATTTCTTTAATATCAGTGAACTTATAAATGCAGGCCAGTCCATTGATGATGTTCAAATGGAAGTATACTACGATGAGAATGAAAAGTGCTACGATGGCAAGGCGAAATATTTAGGACCAATTAAGTATGACGACAGCGGTACATATTATGTTGAATTTGATTGGAGCGGCAGGCAAATTTATGCTTCCCGTGAACTGCAATTTGCCCTTGTAGCTGCTCAGGATTCAAATTATAAAGGAAACTGGGATCCTACAAACGATTACAGCAGAATAGGATTGAAAGATGAGTATGTGATTACCGAAAGAATACCCTTGTACATTAATGATCAACTGGTATTTGGTGAGGAACCGGAGAAAATAGAAGCTACGCCTACACCTACTGGAGATCCCGGCAATACATCAACACCAGTACCGGATACGGTAGATTTAAAGGTTTTATACAAGTGCTTGACTTCTTCCGATTCTGCTTCTGACATAAGAGCAATATTAAAAATCCAAAACGATGGCAAAAAGCCTGTCAATTTATCGGATATAAAGGTACAATACTGGTTTACAGCGGATTCGATAGCGGAACCTGCGTTTTCCTGTGATTTTGCTCACATTTCAAGCAGTAATGTTGAAGGTCGGTTTATAAAACTTGATAAAAAGGGAGAAGGTTTTGACAGGTATTTGGAAATAAGTTTTACAGAAGAAGCGGGAGCAATAGGTGCAGGGGCCAATACCGGGGAGATAGTTATAAGAATTGCCGGTGATGGGACAGGACCTTACATACAGTCAAATGACTATTCCTATAATCCGCTTGCAAAAGATTTTACCGAGAATAATAAAATTACTCTTACTTATAAATCGAAATTGGTGTACGGCGAGGCACCGGTTGATTTCGTATCGCCAACACCTACTCCTACACCGAATGTGTTGTATGGAGATATAAATGGTGATAAGGATATTAATTCGATTGATTTGGCCATATTAAAGCAATATCTGCTGGGGATGATTAAAAAGTTCGATGTTCCTGATGAAGTTGCAGATTTGAACGGAGACGGTGAAATAAACTCTATTGATTATGCTTATTTCAAAATGTATATACTGGGCATGATAAAAGAGTTTCCGGTAAATGCAAGATAA
- a CDS encoding glycosyl hydrolase, with the protein MMKRLNRTVGFIVCFAIIIATLVSGQNTVRAAAFFSTEANGKDNIPEYAIGNFLARLNYSQSSLTVTLIPKSSSYEASNIWYTNISNPTQLSQAVAGYPTGPKNSEGNYIVTIPNPQIAVDGTLYLFLATNTGDTGWVKCNVHGMRIDWINDLGLGSIRTVPVINPAWAENDLPDMIYKTDNIKGAVPTNDWLSSILWIPFSEPLYSHPLVYQYSKSGLAVSMPKTQYYRDVDGDIEVIRRLDLNILETIDFIVGADNFTPYDARLDKFGDWSADVVMADGTKNIKSTIAHGSPYIYFDFIGCYPKITFNSVPEIIQKGQNLFVKVNGNYYGFFAPEGSTWNGIGSNSITCNLPYGKTYFSLAILPEKDAFEYFREKAYAFIVNTEVQWKYCEEDSSVDTTFIVTTEAKEGTNKDTILALYPHQWRNNGFITPLNYTYESIRGTMKTICGQSFRTRYVYNGILPYLPGIDKSNSSAIEKLKFFVDDFEKDKINFNLNNPGAGFDTYWTGKKLNQLAQVLPIAEQVGDTLAAEKIINAIKSKLEDFFTADPYENVFYDLSDKNNLFYYNSNWGTLIGYDAAYGSQNELNDHHFHYGYFIYAAAQIALRDSDWAKDSNWGAMVKLLIKDIANHDREDTRFPFLRNFDPYAGHSWASGHAKFIDGNNQESSSEAINAWAGIILWGEATNNKTLRDLGIYLYTTEVNAVNNYWFDIYGDTKDPQYVNTDVSMIWGGKNVHTTWWTNDPIQVHAINWLPITGASLYLGTDPEYVKRNYDSVWKEWDNWLKIRPADQNSDPKLWQDIMCSYYALYDPEEAISKWDEWATPESGESAAHTYHWLHSLNNAGLPDFTVTSDTALYSVFKNKKDSKKTYVVYNASEKEITVNFSDGMKLSVKPKSMTVVKEGDYNPVPTIKFGDVNCDGNIDSIDYALMKSYLLGIINKFPVEYGLLAADLNGDGDFNSIDFAILKSYLLGIIKVFPAEDISKSY; encoded by the coding sequence ATGATGAAGAGACTGAATCGGACAGTAGGATTTATAGTATGTTTTGCAATAATAATTGCAACCTTAGTTAGCGGGCAGAATACGGTAAGAGCAGCGGCTTTCTTTTCAACAGAAGCCAATGGAAAAGATAATATTCCCGAATATGCAATAGGTAACTTTTTAGCCCGATTAAATTACTCCCAATCTAGCCTTACGGTTACTTTGATTCCAAAAAGTTCTTCATATGAGGCATCAAACATCTGGTATACCAACATATCTAATCCTACACAGCTTAGCCAGGCGGTTGCAGGATATCCAACCGGCCCAAAGAATTCCGAGGGGAATTATATTGTTACAATTCCAAATCCGCAAATTGCAGTCGATGGGACTTTATATTTATTTCTTGCCACCAATACAGGTGACACCGGCTGGGTAAAATGCAATGTACATGGAATGCGTATAGACTGGATCAATGATCTGGGGTTGGGCAGTATTAGAACTGTACCGGTTATTAACCCTGCATGGGCTGAAAACGATTTACCGGATATGATATATAAAACCGACAATATCAAGGGAGCTGTTCCGACAAACGACTGGTTGAGTTCGATTTTATGGATACCTTTTTCAGAGCCTCTTTATTCCCATCCTTTGGTGTATCAATATTCGAAATCAGGACTTGCGGTAAGTATGCCCAAGACACAGTATTATAGAGATGTTGATGGTGATATTGAGGTTATAAGAAGGCTTGACTTGAATATACTCGAAACAATAGATTTTATCGTAGGTGCTGATAATTTCACTCCTTATGATGCAAGGCTCGACAAATTCGGTGACTGGTCGGCAGATGTGGTTATGGCCGATGGTACAAAAAATATAAAATCCACCATAGCCCACGGAAGTCCGTACATTTACTTTGATTTTATTGGGTGCTACCCTAAAATTACCTTTAACTCTGTTCCGGAAATTATTCAAAAGGGTCAGAATTTATTTGTTAAAGTCAACGGCAACTATTATGGATTCTTTGCACCTGAAGGTTCAACATGGAACGGAATTGGAAGCAACTCAATTACTTGCAATTTACCCTACGGAAAAACTTATTTTTCACTGGCGATATTGCCTGAAAAGGATGCTTTTGAGTATTTCCGGGAGAAGGCATACGCATTTATTGTAAATACCGAAGTTCAGTGGAAGTATTGTGAAGAGGACAGTTCGGTCGATACAACTTTTATAGTAACTACAGAAGCAAAGGAAGGTACAAATAAAGATACAATATTGGCATTGTATCCGCATCAGTGGAGAAACAACGGCTTTATAACTCCGTTAAACTATACCTATGAATCAATAAGAGGAACCATGAAAACTATTTGCGGTCAGAGTTTCCGGACAAGATACGTGTATAACGGAATACTTCCCTATCTGCCTGGAATAGATAAAAGCAATTCAAGTGCAATTGAGAAATTAAAGTTTTTTGTGGACGATTTTGAAAAAGACAAGATAAACTTTAATTTAAACAATCCGGGAGCGGGTTTTGATACCTATTGGACAGGTAAAAAGTTAAATCAGCTGGCACAGGTTTTGCCTATCGCAGAACAGGTTGGAGATACTTTGGCGGCAGAAAAAATAATTAACGCCATAAAGAGCAAGCTAGAAGATTTCTTTACGGCAGATCCTTATGAAAACGTCTTTTATGATTTAAGCGATAAAAACAACCTGTTTTATTATAACAGCAATTGGGGAACTTTAATAGGTTATGACGCTGCTTATGGCAGTCAAAATGAATTGAACGACCATCATTTTCACTATGGATATTTTATATATGCTGCTGCACAGATTGCATTAAGAGACAGTGATTGGGCAAAAGACAGCAACTGGGGAGCAATGGTGAAACTCCTTATAAAGGATATAGCCAATCATGACAGAGAGGATACAAGATTTCCGTTCCTACGGAATTTTGATCCTTATGCAGGTCATTCATGGGCTTCCGGACATGCAAAATTTATTGACGGCAATAATCAGGAGTCATCATCGGAAGCAATAAATGCCTGGGCAGGTATAATCCTGTGGGGAGAAGCTACCAATAACAAAACGCTTCGGGATTTGGGCATTTATCTTTATACCACCGAAGTCAATGCAGTGAACAATTACTGGTTTGACATCTATGGCGATACAAAGGATCCGCAATATGTGAATACGGATGTTTCAATGATTTGGGGAGGTAAAAACGTCCATACTACGTGGTGGACCAATGATCCCATTCAAGTTCACGCAATTAATTGGCTGCCTATTACTGGAGCATCTTTGTACCTCGGTACTGACCCTGAATACGTGAAAAGGAATTATGACTCGGTTTGGAAAGAATGGGATAACTGGCTTAAAATAAGGCCTGCCGACCAAAACAGTGATCCAAAGCTATGGCAGGACATTATGTGTTCCTATTATGCCCTCTATGATCCTGAAGAGGCTATTTCCAAATGGGATGAGTGGGCAACACCTGAAAGCGGAGAATCCGCTGCCCATACATATCATTGGCTGCATAGCTTGAATAACGCAGGATTGCCTGATTTTACAGTAACATCAGATACTGCTTTATATTCTGTATTTAAAAATAAAAAAGACAGTAAAAAAACATATGTAGTATATAATGCTTCTGAAAAAGAGATAACGGTAAATTTTTCCGATGGTATGAAATTAAGTGTAAAGCCCAAATCAATGACAGTGGTAAAAGAAGGTGATTATAATCCCGTTCCGACTATTAAATTTGGGGATGTAAACTGTGACGGAAACATAGATTCCATCGATTATGCTCTAATGAAATCTTATTTGCTGGGAATAATAAATAAATTTCCTGTTGAATACGGTTTGCTTGCAGCTGATCTGAACGGAGACGGAGACTTTAATTCGATAGATTTTGCAATTTTGAAAAGTTACCTTCTTGGAATAATAAAAGTTTTTCCGGCGGAGGATATAAGTAAAAGCTATTAA
- a CDS encoding ComEC/Rec2 family competence protein — MFSNNIKKHKKLILLLSIIFVFLVSCTTQKQIQESLPKKLEVHFIDIGQGDSILIEHDNKTMLIDTGPKESKTDLMDYLASQNIKKIDFLILTHHHKDHIGNAAAVIANYDIGILYMPNVTDNSSEFRNLKKAIDAKRLKITRPVAGSSFNFGDAQCFILAPNSDVYENENDYSIVLKMVYKNTSFLFTGDAQFYSEKEMMDKGYDLSADVLKIAQHGNDNTTSEEFLNRVNPKYAALSCALNDSNDHPSKKTMKLLKEKNIPVYRTDQCGTIVCTSDGQNITFDKEPGDYQHGKAKK; from the coding sequence ATGTTCTCTAATAATATAAAAAAACATAAAAAATTAATTTTACTTTTATCAATTATATTTGTATTCTTAGTTTCATGCACTACTCAGAAGCAGATACAGGAAAGTTTACCCAAAAAACTTGAAGTGCACTTTATTGACATCGGTCAAGGAGACAGTATTCTAATAGAACACGACAATAAAACCATGCTCATTGATACAGGCCCAAAGGAAAGTAAAACTGATTTGATGGATTATCTGGCATCTCAAAACATAAAAAAAATTGACTTTTTAATTCTGACCCATCATCACAAAGACCATATTGGAAACGCTGCTGCTGTTATAGCAAACTACGATATTGGAATCCTTTATATGCCTAATGTAACAGACAATAGCAGTGAATTCAGGAATTTAAAAAAGGCCATAGATGCCAAACGACTAAAGATAACACGACCCGTTGCCGGATCCTCTTTCAATTTCGGTGATGCACAATGTTTCATTCTTGCGCCAAACAGTGATGTTTATGAAAACGAGAACGATTACTCTATTGTTTTAAAAATGGTCTATAAAAACACATCTTTCCTGTTCACTGGTGATGCCCAGTTTTATTCCGAAAAGGAAATGATGGATAAGGGATATGATTTATCGGCTGATGTTTTGAAAATAGCTCAACACGGAAACGACAATACAACTTCAGAAGAGTTTTTAAACAGGGTTAATCCCAAATATGCTGCCTTAAGCTGTGCACTGAATGACAGCAATGATCATCCGAGCAAAAAAACGATGAAACTGCTGAAAGAAAAAAATATCCCCGTTTATAGAACCGATCAGTGCGGAACTATTGTATGTACCTCGGACGGCCAAAATATAACCTTTGACAAAGAACCTGGAGATTATCAGCACGGTAAAGCAAAAAAATAA
- a CDS encoding peptidylprolyl isomerase: MKLRKILPIVLSTALMLSFSACNKNGQTSLNADSSKIVATVGEESISAVELKFYLSAYKEEAEEEAGLADKSDNEKKKYWKSEEGKSKKQEIIDVALDNIKELKILLASAKKDNIILDEQELNYIDQAMDQFIEQEGNGNVKEANKILLRDYGVTIDQYRALFTDFILAYQKYAQLKPTKIEISDSDIQKEFENNKEQFEKVTVQHILFKTINTTTFESLSEDEVAKKKSLAEEVLKKAQSGEKFEDLVKQYTEDDASKETGGEYTFTRNDDLVDEFKEWSFKAKEGDMDIVETYYGYHVMKFVKKTPPTLGDEEKATITSSLQTEEFQKMLDNLKAETQLVKNQEVIDSLDLF, from the coding sequence ATGAAATTAAGAAAGATTTTACCGATTGTACTAAGCACAGCACTGATGCTAAGCTTTAGTGCCTGTAACAAAAATGGACAGACATCTTTAAATGCTGATTCTTCAAAAATTGTGGCAACAGTTGGGGAGGAAAGTATTTCTGCTGTTGAGCTTAAGTTTTATCTAAGTGCCTATAAAGAAGAGGCTGAAGAAGAGGCAGGTTTAGCCGACAAGAGTGATAACGAAAAGAAAAAGTATTGGAAATCGGAAGAAGGCAAATCCAAAAAGCAGGAGATTATAGATGTCGCTCTGGATAATATAAAAGAGCTCAAGATTCTATTGGCAAGCGCCAAAAAGGATAATATTATCTTGGATGAGCAAGAGTTGAACTATATAGACCAAGCAATGGATCAGTTTATTGAACAAGAAGGCAATGGGAATGTAAAAGAAGCAAACAAAATTCTGCTTAGAGATTATGGTGTTACGATAGACCAATACCGAGCATTATTTACGGATTTTATTTTGGCATATCAAAAGTATGCTCAATTAAAGCCTACTAAAATTGAAATTAGTGACAGTGATATTCAAAAAGAATTTGAAAACAACAAAGAGCAATTTGAGAAGGTAACAGTACAGCACATACTTTTTAAAACAATTAATACTACAACTTTTGAATCATTATCGGAGGATGAAGTTGCCAAAAAGAAATCTCTTGCAGAGGAAGTTCTTAAAAAGGCGCAATCGGGCGAGAAATTTGAAGATTTGGTAAAACAATACACAGAAGACGATGCTTCAAAGGAAACAGGTGGAGAGTATACTTTTACCAGAAATGATGATTTGGTTGATGAATTTAAAGAATGGTCCTTTAAAGCAAAAGAAGGAGATATGGATATTGTAGAGACTTATTACGGCTATCATGTCATGAAATTTGTCAAGAAAACACCACCTACTTTGGGAGATGAGGAAAAGGCAACGATTACTTCTTCATTGCAAACTGAGGAGTTTCAAAAAATGCTTGACAATTTGAAAGCAGAGACTCAATTGGTTAAGAATCAGGAAGTAATAGATTCGTTGGATTTGTTTTAG